One Agrobacterium tumefaciens genomic window carries:
- a CDS encoding Crp/Fnr family transcriptional regulator, translating into MNLDRSFFSPEPARSFQSANLAMINGAWSSLLPNNPPADGASNAENAIVPQSSKALTLSSHGTHTSASLGAVSPPIDANRLIRGFRTGDRKFDAGNEILGIGSTTGSLFNLLDGWIAVYSLLPDGRRQIVHFALPGAVLGVLSSGHMPSNVGAQALTDVVVSVVPMSVLKSRLREDPEIGLRLAQSVARERDLAFDHLTSIGRRSARERVAHLLLELFTRYRAQWPGNRIEEMALPLTQEQIGDATGLTFVHVNRVLSSLRKEGIVQFQYRRLRILNPDKLIEVAGVDVEIAKAWLDQNSSRSDDRRRTT; encoded by the coding sequence ATGAACTTGGATCGCTCTTTTTTCTCCCCCGAGCCCGCCCGATCATTTCAAAGCGCCAATTTGGCCATGATCAACGGCGCTTGGAGCAGCTTGCTGCCAAACAACCCCCCAGCAGACGGCGCTTCAAACGCCGAAAATGCCATTGTTCCTCAATCATCGAAGGCTTTGACGCTCTCAAGTCACGGCACCCATACGTCTGCTTCGCTTGGCGCCGTGTCTCCTCCGATCGATGCAAACCGCCTCATTCGGGGGTTCAGGACCGGCGACCGAAAATTCGACGCAGGCAACGAAATCCTCGGTATTGGGTCCACTACCGGTTCTTTGTTCAACCTTCTTGACGGTTGGATAGCGGTATATTCCTTGCTTCCCGATGGCCGGCGACAGATCGTGCATTTCGCATTGCCAGGCGCAGTGCTGGGGGTGCTCTCGTCCGGTCACATGCCCTCAAACGTCGGCGCGCAGGCCCTGACGGACGTAGTCGTTTCCGTCGTTCCGATGTCCGTTCTGAAATCGCGCCTGCGGGAAGACCCGGAAATCGGCTTGAGACTCGCGCAATCTGTAGCGCGCGAACGCGATCTTGCCTTCGATCACCTGACGAGTATCGGGCGTCGCTCGGCACGAGAGCGCGTCGCCCATCTCCTGCTGGAGCTGTTCACGCGATATCGGGCGCAATGGCCCGGCAACCGCATCGAAGAGATGGCGCTTCCCCTAACTCAAGAACAGATCGGCGATGCGACGGGCCTGACATTCGTTCATGTCAACCGTGTCCTCAGTTCCCTGCGGAAGGAGGGAATCGTTCAATTTCAATACCGGCGTCTTCGAATCCTCAATCCGGATAAGTTGATCGAGGTCGCGGGAGTGGATGTGGAGATCGCGAAGGCGTGGCTCGATCAAAACTCTTCGCGATCAGATGATCGAAGGCGGACCACATAG
- a CDS encoding DUF2933 domain-containing protein, producing the protein MDQNSDRQTGGNAQRSKLTASSVAFYGFLAIAAFYLITEHRAHTLGWLPWLLILACPVLHIFMHRKHGAHGHNHHERRADQDSR; encoded by the coding sequence ATGGACCAGAACTCTGATAGGCAAACGGGCGGTAACGCTCAACGATCCAAGCTTACAGCGAGCAGCGTCGCCTTCTATGGCTTTCTCGCAATCGCCGCCTTTTACCTCATCACGGAGCATCGTGCTCACACTCTGGGCTGGTTGCCTTGGCTTCTCATTCTGGCTTGTCCGGTACTCCATATCTTCATGCATCGGAAGCATGGCGCACATGGACATAATCATCACGAAAGGCGTGCCGACCAAGATAGCCGCTGA